In Silene latifolia isolate original U9 population chromosome 3, ASM4854445v1, whole genome shotgun sequence, a single window of DNA contains:
- the LOC141648756 gene encoding protein FAR1-RELATED SEQUENCE 5-like, with the protein MQNIVAFRTRLGTTKRKKEIFQVFTLRRVLCNKAGTREECKDKKSDRVRLITRIECEAMVQFSLQVDGKYKVTGFHEGHNHILASPSSMLFMKENRKMTSIQKTFVVKAARLKMGPVKAFRGWKELTGGYSNVGATETDFKNFVRNMKQYIGLSDAQMVCLSGLFWADTISRKNYALFGDMLSIDSTFRTNKYDMVFVPFTAVDQHKRCVTVGAGLLSHESIEAYTWLFKAFLDAMGGCAPKAIITDQCPSMKPAIEEVFPDTSHRLCMWHIMKKLREKVDAYLWQDEDFKKRLNVCVWNNHCEPMNLKKLGLIS; encoded by the exons ATGCAAAACATTGTGGCTTTTCGGACTAGATTGggtacaacaaaaaggaaaaaagaaatctTTCAAGTATTTACGTTGAGGAGAGTGTTATGCAACAAGGCTGGAACAAGGGAGGAGTGTAAAGATAAAAAATCAGATCGTGTGCGGTTGATTACTCGTATTGAATGTGAAGCTATGGTACAATTTTCGCTGCAAGTAGATGGAAAGTATAAGGTTACTGGATTCCATGAAGGACACAACCATATTTTAGCATCACCATCATCAATGTTGTTTATGAAGGAAAACAGGAAAATGACATCGATTCAGAAGACCTTTGTTGTAAAAGCAGCACGGTTAAAGATGGGGCCAGTAAAAGCATTTAGAGGTTGGAAAGAGTTGACGGGAGGTTATAGTAATGTTGGTGCTACCGAGACTGATTTCAAGAACTTTGTGAGAAATATGAAACAGTACATTGGTTTGTCTGATGCACAAATGGTG TGTCTATCAGGGCTGTTTTGGGCAGACACCATATCTAGGAAAAACTATGCTTTATTTGGCGACATGCTTTCCATCGACTCCACCTTTCGTACAAATAAGTACGACATGGTTTTTGTACCATTTACTGCTGTTGATCAACATAAAAGGTGTGTAACAGTAGGAGCGGGGCTACTATCACACGAGAGCATTGAAGCATATACATGGCTTTTCAAAGCATTTCTTGACGCAATGGGGGGTTGTGCACCAAAAGCAATTATAACTGATCAATGTCCTTCTATGAAGCCAGCAATTGAAGAAGTATTTCCAGATACATCTCACAGGTTATGCATGTGGCATATTATGAAGAAACTTCGTGAAAAAGTTGATGCGTATTTATGGCAAGACGAGGATTTCAAGAAGCGTTTAAATGTATGCGTTTGGAACAATCATTGTGAACCGATGAATTTGAAGAAGCTTGGGCTAATATCATGA